A segment of the Sulfurovum indicum genome:
ATGGATGTATGAAGGACTATGACCGTTCGAAACAGCGTATTCTCCAAGCGTTCAAAATCGATTCTCTCTTAATACTGCCCATTTTCGTTAATGACTACTGGTGGGGATTTCTGGGTATAGGTAACAGTGACCGGCAGGAACTTACCGATACGGATATTGAAATGCTCAGTACTGTCTCTTCCATTATCGGTTCTGCTATCAATAACAAACAGAACCTGCAGTCACTTGAAATGTCCTCTGCTGTTTTTGAACATACCATGGATGGAGTGCTTATTACCAATGCAGAGAACCGTATCGTCCATGTCAATGATTCTTTTGTAGCAATTACAGGCTATCAGCCCAGAGAGGCCATTGGGAAAAATCCAAAACTGTTAAAATCCGGTACACATGACAAATATTTTTACAAACAGATGTGGGAACAGCTCAATAAGAACGGTTACTGGCAGGGAGAGATCACAAACCGTAAAAAAAACGGTGAGATCTATATCGAGTGGCTCAGTATCAATACTATATGTAATGACAAAGGAGAGATAGAGAACTTCATTGGTATCTTTTCAGATGTTACACATCAACGTCAAGATGCACAGAACCATGCTTATCTTGCAACACACGATCCCTTAACCGGTCTTTCCAACAGACTGCTGCTTAATGACCGTCTTGAACATGCCATCAACCATGCAAACCGCTTTGACAAATGTATTGCGGTTATCTTCTGTGATCTTGACAACTTCAAGCCGATCAACGATACTTATGGTCACTCAGTAGGTGATGAGATACTCAAAGGAGTAGCCGAATCCTTTAAAGATATTCTGAGAAAAGAAGACACCATCTGTCGTTTCGGCGGAGATGAATTCGTTATTTTGATTGAAGAACTGAAAAGTTTCGACTATCTTGAAAATATACTTGAGAAGATACAGAATATTTCCCGTACCTCTTTTGTGATTGAAGGACATCCTCTTAGTGTGGGTATGAGTATCGGTGCGGCACTCTATCCTAATGACGGAGCGACTCCGGAAGAGCTTTTAAAACGTGCTGACAGTGCTATGTACAAGGCAAAAAAAAGTGGTAAAAAGAGTATTCCCCACTTTCAGAAAGATCCGGTGATCTGCGATTCAAAACCTTATACTGTCTAACAGAACCCCTCTAAGAGTTTTTTACCTACTTCAATATCTTCAAATATCTGCAGCTTTAACTCTTTTAGTGTATCAAATTTCTGATTCTCTCGTATAAATGCATGAAACTCTACCCATATATCTCCATTGATATCATACTCCAGTGCCTGATCTAATATATGAGTTTCTACAGCAAATGAGCCATCCGTTGTTGCACGATATCCGAGAAATGTCACACTCTTGAACCATTTTCCTCCAACTTTTGTGCGGGTAGCATAAACCCCTTCCGTCGGAAGCTGGTAGTGTATCACCCTCAAATTAAGTGTCGGTACCAGTGATTTTTCACCGATACCCTGACCGGATACTCTTTGGCCGTCAATCCGGTATTTTCTTCCGAGAAGATGATTCACCATCATAATATTGCCTTCTCTGAGATATTGTCTGATCGTACGTGAATGCACAGAGGTCCCATCATAGGTAATCTCCGGTATGATCACTACTTCTTTGTGGAAAAGGTCCGTCAAAACCGATACATCTCCTACCTTCTCTTTACCAAAGGAGAAGTCATATCCTACCACAATCTTTTCCAAAGCAGGAAAATCCTCTTCCAGTTTTGCCACAAACGCTTCAGGGGTAAGTGAGCGTATCTTGTCAAAATGGTAGAAATAGCAAGGTTTATCAGTATAGAACGTACGCTTGTATCCCGGTGTCAGATACCCGCCATTTCGTTCAATGACCACAACTGCTTCGGCACGATCAATGAGTGCTTTATGTGCAATATGAATACCGTCGAACGATCCGATGGCAATAGATTTTATGCTGTTTGAATACATCGATTTTTAATTTCTCATTTTTAATTTCTGACTTTCACAAAGTGGTACAGATACTCCAGATTACCCTCTTTGCCTGCTACTTTTGACTCGCTTTGGTACTGAAGCTCCCAGCCAAGCTTTGCTGTTTCTGCCTCAAATGTCTCTCTACGTCTGGAAATAGCATCGAGATCCCGAACAACTCCTTTACTGTCACGCTTTACCTCTTTACCCACTTCAAACTGCGGTTTGTAAAGAATGATGATATCGGTTCGGCTTTGTGCTAAACGGTCAATATCGGAGATGATCTGTAAAATAGAGATAAAAGAGACATCACAGGTAATCAGTTCAAAAGACCTTTCACTCTGAAATTCACGAATATCTGTCGCTTCATGCAGAGATATCCTCTCCTCCTTCCTCAAAGAGATGTGCAACTGGTCACTCCCGACATCTACACAGTCAAGTGAAGCTACCCCATTCTCCAGAACAATCTGTGCGAATCCTCCTGTACTCGAACCGATATCGAGTGCGCGCTTACCCTGCAGATCAAGTGGATATTCCGAGAAAAAACTCTCCAGCTTACGTGCCGCACGGCTAACATAGAATTTTTCTTCGGCTACTTCCACGACAGAGTTCTCATCGATCCCGGCTGAAGGTTTTGCTTTTTTCCCGTTCACTGTCACCCTCCCTGCTTTAATAGCCTCTAAAGCACGGTTACGGCTCTCAAAATAACCCTCTTCTACCAAATATTTATCCAATCTCATTTTCTGAATATCCTGAAATTCTCTACAATTCTGTATCTTCCAAGCACGTCCTCTTCTTTTACTCCAGTACCGACGTTATGGGTAATCAGCAGTTTTTTAATATACATTTACAGCATTTTCCTCATCTCATCTTCTGTAAGTGTAGTCACCCCCAGGCTCTCTGCTTTGGTCAATTTGCTTCCTGCATCCTCACCATAGATCACATAGTCCGTTTTCTTACTGACTGAACTGCTGACTTTTGCACCGCGACTTTCAAGAAGCTCTTTTATTTTTCCCCGGCTCTCACTCATTGTTCCGGTCAATACCACACTCTTTCCTTTAAACGGATTCTCCTCCGCTTCGACCTTCTCTTCTACAGTTGGCTGTACTACTTCAAAGAGTTTCAGTACCTTCTCTCTGTTGACCCGCATAAACTCCAGCAATGAATTGGCCATCTCTTCACCGATACCGTCAATAGCAACAATCTCATCAAAAGTTGCGTCAACAATATCCAGTCCAAACTCCAGTGCCAATGCTTTACTTGCCACTTCTCCAATATGTTCAATACCCATGGCCGAAATGAGCCGGTGCAGTGGTGCACCTTTGGTCGCAGCAATAGCGCCCAGCAGGTTGTTGATCTTTTTCTCTTTAAAGCCTTCAAGGTCGGCAAGATCCTCATAAGTCAGTCTGTACAGGTCAAGAATATCGTGTATCTTCCCCTCCTTGACCAGCTGTTCGACAATTTTACTTCCAAGCCCGTCAATATCCATACAGCCTTTTTTTGCAAAATGGATGATGGAGTTAACCACACGGTCGGGACATTCAAGGTTCTGACACTTGATAAGTGCTCCTTCATCAAGCAGTTCCGAGCCACAGGTAGGACAGTACGTCGGCCTCTTTACCGGTATCTCTTCACCTGTTCTTCTATCCTCCAGTACTTTGATGATCTTGGGAATGACATCACCGCTTCGAATGATGATCACATAATCACCTATACGAATATCTTTACGCTCTATTTCATCAAAGTTATGCAATGTCGCACGGCTTACTATCGCCCCTTCAATATTGACCGGCTCAATTTCTGCTACAGGCGTGATGACTCCTGTACGCCCTACCTGCAAGGTAATATCCAGCAGCTTTGTCACCTTTTCAATAGCCGGAAACTTGTAGGCACACATCCATTTGGGGAACTTCACCGTATAACCAAGCTCCTCCTGTTTTTCTATCTCGTCAACTTTGATGACCATCCCATCCATCATCATAGGTATCTCATCACGTTTTGAGATGAGGAATTGGTAAAATATCTCTATCTCCTCCAGTGTAGTACACTCTTTACTGTAGGGCGGTTTCAAAAATCCTTGTGCATAGATAAAATCCATTTTTTCCGAAAGCTTTGTCTGAGACAGAGTATTCTCACCAATCCCCCAAGGATAAAAAACCAGTCTTCTTTTGGCTGTAATAGAAGAGTCCAACTGTCTTAAACTCCCTGCTGCTGCATTTCTTGGATTGGCGAAAGGAGTTTCCCCCTCTTCGAGACGTTCCCGGTTGATTGCCTCGAAGTCATCTTTTCGAATCACTACTTCCCCGCGTATTTCGATAAGCCCCTTATACTCTATGCTCAGAGGAACAGAGCGGATGGTACGCACATTGTCCGTTACCTCTTCACCAACCACTCCGTCTCCACGGGTAATAGCACGTTTCAGCTTCCCCTCCTCATACAGGAGATTCATACTTGCACCATCAAATTTAGGCTCGCAGAAATACTCACATCTGCCGACATTCTTCTCAACACGTTCCAGCCATTCGCGTACCTCATCCTTGGTAAAGACATCCTCCATACTCCACATACGCCTAATATGTCTGGCTTTGGTAAACTCTTCACGTACCACTCCGCCCACACGTTGTGTCGGGGAGTCTTCACGCAGATGCTCAGGATGTGCTGTTTCATAATCCAGTACTTCATGATAAAGCCTGTCATACTCATCATCACTCGCTACAGGATTATCCTCTACATAGTAGGCATGTGCCCACTTTTTCAAAAGATCTACACTGTTATTGTATTGTTCTTGTGTCATGTTCATGCTGTCCATCTGGGAGAGAGATTGTTTGCGTATTCTACCATCTTATGGTTTATATCACCTGCATCTGTTTATCTAAAAAAACTTCATTGCCGCAGTACTTCCCAAACGGCCATAGCCTGCCTGTGCTCTGCCACATCATGACAACGCACAATATTCGCTCCCTCTTCCACTGCTTTAAGGTGGATTGCCAATGTACCGGGAAGTCTTGCTTCTGTTGGTGCAGGAATAATCTTGTCTATCATCGACTTTCTGCTTGCACCCACCAGTACTTCACATCCAAAATGTGTAAAGTGCTCCATATTTCTAATGAGTGTCAGATTATGCTCCAGTGTTTTTCCAAAACCGATCCCTACATCCAGAATAATATCCTCACGTTTCATACCCATAGCTTCACATTTTTCAATGCGTTCTTCAAAAAATGTACTTACCTCTGCCGTCACATCTTCGTAGTGTGGATTTTTTTGCATCGTTTTCGGTGACCCCTGCATATGCATAATACAAAGTTTGGCATCATGTTCAAGCACCAGCTTGACAATTTCCCTGTTGTCCGCTCCGGTAATATCATTCACTATCGTAAAACCGCTTCTCAGTGCATACTCCACTACAGAAGGAGTATAACTGTCAACACTGAATGTTACTCTCTCATCAAGCCTGTTTCGGATGATCAGATCACAGATAGGCTTGATCCGTTCCAGTTCGACAGATTCACTGACCGTCTCTGAACCCGGACGAGAGGAGACCGCACCGATATCAATAATATCAGCACCCTCTTCTATCATTTTCTCGATACGTACAATAGCATCCTCTGCCACAAAACGGCTGCCGGCATAAAAGCTGTCCTCATTGGCATTGATGATCCCCATGATCTGCAGAGGAAAAATCTTGGGAGAGAGAAACTTTTGAAGTTCCTGAGCAACTGTTTTCAGACCAAAAGGCTGTGCAAGCTCTTTACGGGAAAGTATCTCCATATGTTTGCGTGTACCAATCAGGATACAGTCATACGTAGGTTGTTCACAAAGAATCACTCCTCCGGGAACCGCAAGCTCTGCCCCGATACTCAATGCATCCTGCTTAAGAATATTCGCAGCAGGTGTTTTAAGCTCCTTGATGTAGAAGTAAAGAAGCTCCATCTTCTTTACCATGATCTCTATACCCCCACTCTCTACACCAAGTGCTTTAAGTGCTGCTTTTTTATCAGTAACTGTTCCAAGTCTGTAAAGTTTCATACTGCTAACCGCGTTTATTGAAAGTATCACTCGGAATCAAGATCAGACAGAGAAAAACTGCCAGATCAAACAGATGTACTACTATACTTGCCTCGGTAGCATTGGCTGCAAGTGCTGCAGAAGTGCCTTCAGCTGTCGAGACCACTGCCGTATTCACTTCCATCTGCTGTGCAGGGAAAAGAATATTAAGCAGCATGGAAACCGCTATCATGCCCAATATGGTCCAGAATGCGGGCAGGCCCATGTCTCTGACACGTTTTGCCAGAATATTCACTTGTGCTACCATACCGCTTAAGAGAAACAACAGTGTACATATAATTGCAAGGAGACCAAACTTTTCAAACATAAAAGCCTGAGCTGACATCAGGTCTGTATCCAGTAAATTGACTGAAGCACCGACTGCCAGGACTATTCCGAATATTACGGAAAACATCAATACCATCAGTAGAATATGATACCCCAGATAGGGAAGACGTTTCAATCTTCCCTCACCCCACTCACCAAAATAGACGTTTAACATTTTATTTCCTTTTCTGCAGGAGAAACTACATTATAGTATAAGTGGCATAATGAAAGATAGCGTTACTGGATATTCAGCGTTTTTTTCTTGCCAACAATTTAAGCAGCAGTGTCGTCAACACAAATTGCGGAGGAGAACCGACGTCCAGTGCAATGAATGCATTGGAAAAAAGTGTCAATGTTTTCTCATCAAGATCAAATTGCTCTGAACGTATTGCTTCTTTTCCGATACATTCGATAAGCTGCTTCATTTTTTTTGTCTCAGTCCGCTTATGTGCCTGAATAAAATCATATACATTTCCCAGTCCCAGTTGCCCTACATCCAGCCCCAGTGCTTCTTCTTCGACCTCTTCTGAAAGCACCTTGACAGGAAGACGGGAACGGATTGTAGCAAGAATAGTTGCCTTACTCTGTGTAATAAGAATAAACTCTTTTTTAGGGGGCGGCTCTTCAATCACTTTTAAGAGTTTGTTCTGCACAATGGGAGAGAAGCTCCTGGCTGCCAGGATGATCACTGTCGTCTCTTCGCTGGCCATATAGGCTTTTTCTATGGCAAGTTTGGCATCTTCAACTTTGAAGGTATCATCTTTTGGGTCGAGCTTGACTATCTCTACAAAACGCTCACTCTTTTGCAAAGATTTCAGTATTTCAATTGTATGGAGGATATTACTGCTGATAAGCACCTGGCTTGTCAATTTCACATCAGGACTCAAGATCAAGGTCTCCAAAGAGTGCTTCAGAAAGTGTCTTGTCAAAAAGCTTGTAGAGCTGCAGCAGCTTTATATCAAGCATCTCATCACTGCTGCGAAGTAGAAAACTGTTCTCTACCTCTTCATCCATGATCCAGAGAAAACTGTCATTACAACGGTAGGCGAATTTGGTAAAAGGGTGATCGCCCTTTCCGATATACCAGATAAAATATCCGTTCGGATAAGAGATGTCGAGCATATCTTCAAGCAGCTGCAGCTCCTGTGTTGAAGAGAATGTACCGATACCCGGGACCATCTCTTCCATCGGAAAGACTGGTAAAAGCGGTCGGCTCTTCTGCAATACATTGACATTCTCAAGGATATACCTGCCAAACCATTTTCGGGGAACATCGGTCAATAACAGAACACTTTTCCCCTCCAGTATCTGACTTACAGCATTCTTGGCCAGAGGTGCCCACTCATAGCGGTACTCTTCCATCCATGAAAAACAATCTTCATCACGAATGGTTTCCAGTGTCCACTTTAAGAGTTGCTGCATGGATAACCTCTAATCTCTACTTATCAAGCTCATAGGCTTCATGAAGCGTACGGATCGCAAGTTCACCATATTTTTCATCTATAATCATCGATACCTTGATCTCTGACGTGGAGATCATCTGTATATTGATATTGTTCGCTGCAAGTGCCTTGAAAGCCGTTGCCGCTACGCCTGAATGTGATTTCATACCGACACCTACTACCGAGACTTTGCAGACATGTTCATCATAATCCATCCCGCCAATATCATGATCAAAACTCTCCATAAGACGTTTGGCATTCTCAAGCTCGCTTTGAGGTACTGTAAAGCCCAGATTGGTCGAGCCGTCCGTACCAACATTCTGTATGATCATATCAACATTGATATTCGCATCAGCCAATGCCGTAAAAATCTCTGCAGCAATGCCCGGTCTGTCCGAAACCCCTCTAAGTGTCACTCTTGCCTGGTTCTTGTCCAGAACCACACCGCTTACCAAAACCGCTTCCATAATATTACTCTCCTCTGTGATTAATGTTCCTTCATTGTCTGTAAAGCTGCTCTTTGCATAGAGCCTGACACCCAGCTTCTTTGCCAATTCAACAGAACGGTTCTGTAAAACCTTTGCTCCAAGACTTGACATCTCAAGCATCTCATCATAAGAGATGATATCCAGCTTTTTTGCATTGGGCTCAATGCGGGGATCGGTCGTATAGATACCGTCCACATCCGAATAGATCTCACACTGGTCTGCTTTCAACGCACCCGCAAGTGCTACTGCAGAAAGATCGGACCCTCCGCGTCCCAGCGTAGTGACCGAACCATCTTTGTTAACTCCCTGAAAACCGGCAACAATCACGATCTTGCCTTGATCGATCGCATTCTGCATCGCTGCAGGATTGATCGATTCAATACGTGCATAAGTATGGAGATCATCTGTTACGATCCCTGCCTGCCGACCTGTCATCGCTACAGCATCATATCCCTTGGACTGAAGTGCAATAGAGAGTAATGCTGCTGTTACACGTTCACCCGAACTGAGCAGCATATCCATCTCTTTTTTTGCAGGATTTTTTGTAAAATGTTCGGCATAACTGATGAGCTTGTTCGTCTCCCCGCTCATCGCCGAAACAACCACAACCAAATCCTTCCCTTCATCTCTGGCTTTAGCTACACGGTTGGCAACATTTTCTATACGATCCAAATCTCCGACACTTGTACCACCGTATTTCTGTACTACTAACATAACTAAATCAATCCTTCCTGAATAAAATAATCAATCACTCTGCGGTAAACTTTTCGTTTAAAATAGGTCACTTTCCTGAACAGCTCTTCATACTCTACAAATTCATACTCTTCAAATTCCGGTATCTCGAATGCTTGTAGATCGATCTTGGCCTCTTCTTTGAGACGGACCAGAAAATACTTCTGTGTCTGTCCGTCATAAGGATAGCATTTTCCCCTTGCCACACTTGGAAAATCATAGGTGATCCACTCCGGGAATTCCCCCAGAATCTCTACATCGTTACAGCCGATCTCTTCTAACAATTCTCGATGCAGCGCCTCCCTTGGAGTCTCACCTTCATCAATACCCCCTTGCGGGAATTGCCATGCATTTTTAATATCGCTTCTGTGAGCAACAAAAAATTCACACTTTTCCGGATACTTTGAAGAGAGTATGACAGCTGCAACATTTGGGCGATAACGCTTTTTATTTTGCATACTAAACACTCATCTTCGGTAATTTTTTAAAAATGAAGCCTCCTGAATCAAGACTTCGACAATTTCTCTGGAATTTCTGATATTATTCTATCTAAAATACGATTACAGCCATTTGAAAGCGAGCCATTTTTGTTAGCCTATATACACATTCCCTACTGTGATTCCAAATGTCACTACTGCAGCTTCAACTCCTATGTCGACAAATTCGATACAAGAGAAGCTTATATGCAGGCTCTCAAGGAGCAACTCTCCTTTGAACTTGAACG
Coding sequences within it:
- a CDS encoding diguanylate cyclase domain-containing protein — its product is MQQLTVLVVDDDRITTAILSSMLDKYADNVIVASNGEEGLSLFKKYQPEIVLTDINMPRMGGLEMVEEIRKLDEHVKIAIFTNFENRDILLQAIKFGVNQFFSKPFEAKVFAQVIQPLCDDALEKKRIRAELKRQQNILHAINEMAYNFLRQPDWQTALYKELFLIKQASETSAVFIYENDETHESAKRLFAITSVPKVRGKKYIHYKKHHLMRWKKKLQKGEFVNGCMKDYDRSKQRILQAFKIDSLLILPIFVNDYWWGFLGIGNSDRQELTDTDIEMLSTVSSIIGSAINNKQNLQSLEMSSAVFEHTMDGVLITNAENRIVHVNDSFVAITGYQPREAIGKNPKLLKSGTHDKYFYKQMWEQLNKNGYWQGEITNRKKNGEIYIEWLSINTICNDKGEIENFIGIFSDVTHQRQDAQNHAYLATHDPLTGLSNRLLLNDRLEHAINHANRFDKCIAVIFCDLDNFKPINDTYGHSVGDEILKGVAESFKDILRKEDTICRFGGDEFVILIEELKSFDYLENILEKIQNISRTSFVIEGHPLSVGMSIGAALYPNDGATPEELLKRADSAMYKAKKSGKKSIPHFQKDPVICDSKPYTV
- a CDS encoding bifunctional riboflavin kinase/FAD synthetase gives rise to the protein MYSNSIKSIAIGSFDGIHIAHKALIDRAEAVVVIERNGGYLTPGYKRTFYTDKPCYFYHFDKIRSLTPEAFVAKLEEDFPALEKIVVGYDFSFGKEKVGDVSVLTDLFHKEVVIIPEITYDGTSVHSRTIRQYLREGNIMMVNHLLGRKYRIDGQRVSGQGIGEKSLVPTLNLRVIHYQLPTEGVYATRTKVGGKWFKSVTFLGYRATTDGSFAVETHILDQALEYDINGDIWVEFHAFIRENQKFDTLKELKLQIFEDIEVGKKLLEGFC
- the tlyA gene encoding 23S rRNA (cytidine-2'-O)-methyltransferase TlyA, with the protein product MRLDKYLVEEGYFESRNRALEAIKAGRVTVNGKKAKPSAGIDENSVVEVAEEKFYVSRAARKLESFFSEYPLDLQGKRALDIGSSTGGFAQIVLENGVASLDCVDVGSDQLHISLRKEERISLHEATDIREFQSERSFELITCDVSFISILQIISDIDRLAQSRTDIIILYKPQFEVGKEVKRDSKGVVRDLDAISRRRETFEAETAKLGWELQYQSESKVAGKEGNLEYLYHFVKVRN
- the ligA gene encoding NAD-dependent DNA ligase LigA, with protein sequence MTQEQYNNSVDLLKKWAHAYYVEDNPVASDDEYDRLYHEVLDYETAHPEHLREDSPTQRVGGVVREEFTKARHIRRMWSMEDVFTKDEVREWLERVEKNVGRCEYFCEPKFDGASMNLLYEEGKLKRAITRGDGVVGEEVTDNVRTIRSVPLSIEYKGLIEIRGEVVIRKDDFEAINRERLEEGETPFANPRNAAAGSLRQLDSSITAKRRLVFYPWGIGENTLSQTKLSEKMDFIYAQGFLKPPYSKECTTLEEIEIFYQFLISKRDEIPMMMDGMVIKVDEIEKQEELGYTVKFPKWMCAYKFPAIEKVTKLLDITLQVGRTGVITPVAEIEPVNIEGAIVSRATLHNFDEIERKDIRIGDYVIIIRSGDVIPKIIKVLEDRRTGEEIPVKRPTYCPTCGSELLDEGALIKCQNLECPDRVVNSIIHFAKKGCMDIDGLGSKIVEQLVKEGKIHDILDLYRLTYEDLADLEGFKEKKINNLLGAIAATKGAPLHRLISAMGIEHIGEVASKALALEFGLDIVDATFDEIVAIDGIGEEMANSLLEFMRVNREKVLKLFEVVQPTVEEKVEAEENPFKGKSVVLTGTMSESRGKIKELLESRGAKVSSSVSKKTDYVIYGEDAGSKLTKAESLGVTTLTEDEMRKML
- the folP gene encoding dihydropteroate synthase, producing MKLYRLGTVTDKKAALKALGVESGGIEIMVKKMELLYFYIKELKTPAANILKQDALSIGAELAVPGGVILCEQPTYDCILIGTRKHMEILSRKELAQPFGLKTVAQELQKFLSPKIFPLQIMGIINANEDSFYAGSRFVAEDAIVRIEKMIEEGADIIDIGAVSSRPGSETVSESVELERIKPICDLIIRNRLDERVTFSVDSYTPSVVEYALRSGFTIVNDITGADNREIVKLVLEHDAKLCIMHMQGSPKTMQKNPHYEDVTAEVSTFFEERIEKCEAMGMKREDIILDVGIGFGKTLEHNLTLIRNMEHFTHFGCEVLVGASRKSMIDKIIPAPTEARLPGTLAIHLKAVEEGANIVRCHDVAEHRQAMAVWEVLRQ
- a CDS encoding DUF805 domain-containing protein, yielding MLNVYFGEWGEGRLKRLPYLGYHILLMVLMFSVIFGIVLAVGASVNLLDTDLMSAQAFMFEKFGLLAIICTLLFLLSGMVAQVNILAKRVRDMGLPAFWTILGMIAVSMLLNILFPAQQMEVNTAVVSTAEGTSAALAANATEASIVVHLFDLAVFLCLILIPSDTFNKRG
- a CDS encoding DNA polymerase III subunit delta', giving the protein MKLTSQVLISSNILHTIEILKSLQKSERFVEIVKLDPKDDTFKVEDAKLAIEKAYMASEETTVIILAARSFSPIVQNKLLKVIEEPPPKKEFILITQSKATILATIRSRLPVKVLSEEVEEEALGLDVGQLGLGNVYDFIQAHKRTETKKMKQLIECIGKEAIRSEQFDLDEKTLTLFSNAFIALDVGSPPQFVLTTLLLKLLARKKR
- a CDS encoding HobA family DNA replication regulator; this encodes MQQLLKWTLETIRDEDCFSWMEEYRYEWAPLAKNAVSQILEGKSVLLLTDVPRKWFGRYILENVNVLQKSRPLLPVFPMEEMVPGIGTFSSTQELQLLEDMLDISYPNGYFIWYIGKGDHPFTKFAYRCNDSFLWIMDEEVENSFLLRSSDEMLDIKLLQLYKLFDKTLSEALFGDLDLES
- a CDS encoding aspartate kinase — translated: MLVVQKYGGTSVGDLDRIENVANRVAKARDEGKDLVVVVSAMSGETNKLISYAEHFTKNPAKKEMDMLLSSGERVTAALLSIALQSKGYDAVAMTGRQAGIVTDDLHTYARIESINPAAMQNAIDQGKIVIVAGFQGVNKDGSVTTLGRGGSDLSAVALAGALKADQCEIYSDVDGIYTTDPRIEPNAKKLDIISYDEMLEMSSLGAKVLQNRSVELAKKLGVRLYAKSSFTDNEGTLITEESNIMEAVLVSGVVLDKNQARVTLRGVSDRPGIAAEIFTALADANINVDMIIQNVGTDGSTNLGFTVPQSELENAKRLMESFDHDIGGMDYDEHVCKVSVVGVGMKSHSGVAATAFKALAANNINIQMISTSEIKVSMIIDEKYGELAIRTLHEAYELDK
- a CDS encoding RNA pyrophosphohydrolase, with the translated sequence MQNKKRYRPNVAAVILSSKYPEKCEFFVAHRSDIKNAWQFPQGGIDEGETPREALHRELLEEIGCNDVEILGEFPEWITYDFPSVARGKCYPYDGQTQKYFLVRLKEEAKIDLQAFEIPEFEEYEFVEYEELFRKVTYFKRKVYRRVIDYFIQEGLI